The sequence below is a genomic window from Cicer arietinum cultivar CDC Frontier isolate Library 1 chromosome 6, Cicar.CDCFrontier_v2.0, whole genome shotgun sequence.
AACAATTCTTAAcgttaaagaataaaaatagtaaaaccttttactataataattaatgagtaTACTAGAGTTTTCTAGTAACATTAAGAAACATCAATCAACTATAGCCATCACCAAAAggtaaaaatcaaacaaataacaaacaaCCTTTAACTGAAGTGAGTATTCCAAACTAACTATAAAATAAGGTAAAACTActaacaatatatattaaaaagaataCACTTAGtagtagaaataacatactaaagtTTATagatcaaacaaaataaatttactaCACATCTATTACCATCGGAACCAAGTTATCCTTCTCCTTTATGTTGCATGCTACCtctgtttatttgtttttttttcttgcaaaaGCACGACTACATTGCTTTGGCATTATGTTCCCTTATTCCTTGCTTACGGCTACATAAGCCACCTTTTTTCTATCTTATGTAGTTAGAAATTAAAACATCTCTTTTGTTCACAAGCATGGGCCTAGCCCAATATACTAAgttacattttctttttcttcttcttttctttaatACTTGGTGTTGTCCACTTGTGGAGTGATATCCAacaaatccttttttttttattgagaagGAATTGTTCAACCATGTCCGCCTTTTTTCTGCAACATATCATTTTCGACATAGACACAGTTTTTGTCATCATATCTGAAACATTTTCATCAGTATGGatcttttcaataaaaaaaatgactttATCTTCAacgcatctcgtatccaataaTACTGCACATTAATATGCTTCGGCTTTGCATGAAAATTCATATTCTTGCTTAGATGGATTGCACTATGACTATCatagaataacacaaacttgtcttgtTTAAAGTCTAACTTATGTAGGAATTTATTCAGTCACATGAGTTCTTTAGAAGCTTCAGTTGTTGCAATATATTCAATTTCAATAGTGGATAAACcaacacacttttgtaaccTTGATTGTCAAGACACGACTCATTTTGCAAATGTCATCATATAActagaagtagattttctagaatcaagatcatcTGCCATATTTGTATCTGTGTAGCCATTTAACAGAAGTTCACCACCGCCAaaacataaacacactttgaaAGTACCTATGAGGTATCAGAGAATCCACTTTACTGCTTGaaatgatctttaccaggattaAAGAGGAACCGACTGACAACTCCAATTGCATGAGCAATAttggccttgtgcataccataacatacatcaaactaTCATTTGTGAATGCATAAAGAACCtccttcatctcttctttgtctttctcattTGTAGGACATTGATCagaatttaatttgaaatgagtagcaagtggagtacttgCAGATTTTCAATTACTCGTGTTAAACCTCTCTTGAatgtgcaaacacgagaagaggggttgaattgtgtttgtctaagatgattttttttttaattatttattcaagaactgTTCGAGTTTGGTTATTTTCTTATAACAGAAACAGTAACAATCAAACTTAAAGAAATCAGAGGCAACAGTAAAGTAAAAAGCGTTCCTTACAACTTGAAATAAATTCAAGCTAAGTTTTCTCTACACAACCTGAAAACCACATATTGTTGAAGGCAActacaccttgaccctacatgTCAAGTCTTCTAAATACAACTTGAAAAAAGTTGCTTGAGAAACACTAAAGCCACTATAAGGCTATGTTACAAAGGTTTGGAACTGATTGTATTTTGCTTCTACTAAGCATATTTTTACAATTGATTTCTCACACTAAAACACTTAGGAAATATTTCTTTGAGCAAATGTTTCTCTAGAACTTAAGCCTTTGAACTTTGCATACTTAGAAAATTTGAGCTCTCAAAAGTTTTTCTGAATTCTATGGATTTTGAGTTTATGAGTTCATACTTTactcttcagccttgagtatctatttataaaatatattagagTTTCACTTTTGTTCTTTTAAAATCTGGATAATATCTTTCTTGTAAACAAATTCTTATCGTATCTTCTTATGAACAAATtatgagtgtttcttcttgtaaaaaaattgtgtatcttcttgtgaataatattttgaccatatcttcttgttaataatattttgttcatatattcttgtgaacaatattttggccCTATCTTCTTGTGTATAATATTTTGACAacatcttcttgtgaataatattttgaccatatcttcttgtgaataatattttaaccatatcttcttgtgaacaatattgtGATCATATTTTCTtgcaaataatattttgaccatatcttattgtgaacaatattttggtcATATCTTCTTTTTACTTTGGTCAAATATTTCCTTCAATTATAATTCTAAATCGTATCTAATTTCATATTGTGTTCAAAAACTTATTCACGTGAATCTTGATTCATACTTTTGATTGATTGGAGCGAGAATAAATTCAGGCTTGTTCTTGAATATTCAGAAATTCGGATCCGGCTAAGTCTTTTCTTCATAATGAATTTTATCAATCAAAGACATTGGCTTTCCATAAGAGTCGTTGACTTTCTTGTTGAAGTGAGATGCTGACTTTGGTGGATAATAAAAGTTTGAAGTAGAACTatgtgacttagaattagtggctttGGAAAAGTCACATTGTTTAATCATCAGAGTTAGTGCAACATTAGATGTTGTATATCAGAGACAACATTAGAGGAccaatattatgaaaagaaactctatgttatttttcaacaaaataatgagtACAAATTTTTAGAGACGTAGCTTTCATAGGAAtaaaatttttcttttcaattatattgagtcatttctcactcaagtgatcAAGACACATATGTCATAAATTAGAAGAGACATCTTCAGTTGCATTCATttcttccttgcatagcttcatatgcatcctatagagagaagtagAAATTTGCTCATTTGCAACCACTAGAaaccctttggtgattttacatatacaaccaccaccaaagtaagtttgataaccctcaatatccaaGGATTTCACttaaatcaaattgagacgaatatcagGAACATGTATaatattcttcaattgaagcttgcaccAAATCTcaatttcaacccaaacatctcccataccaaaatatttgtaaattgaaaagaaatcacgtttaggagtaacatgatatgagacACTTCAATCAATAATTCAAGTTGAATCATGACATGTAAGGTTTATGGAactatcatcacaaacaatgtagacatcaCTAAAAGATTCAACTGCTGTTAtgtctttatcatttttcttctctttatcttcatctttttcccttgattgatctctcttaaggaacttATAATTTCCttttatgtgatttgttttgCCACAATTGTAGCATACCACTTATTTTCTAGTCatcgacttgcttcttgacttacTAAGACTTTCATAATTGTCGCATCTGTGAAAGTATCAAGATTGACTTCTCACATGTTCTCTTTAACTTtagacattttcaactttccacttggaaCTAAATTGATCAATATCCCCAACAAGGACTTTCCAATTATcaattttgcacattcttttgCTCatacaacttttttaatttctcttaTATCTTCTTAACATGTGGATatgtaattagaagagttgaacTTAATCATATTTCAtacctttatttttatgtaattagaagacttgagtttaatcatatttcGGACTTTTATTtccctcctccatttaaatgcacaaatcaaactAACCGAGCTATGAATACGACTTTGTTGGAAAAAACTagagataactatctcaataatataAGACCAAATGCTCCAGGATCACAAGAGATGCTGACACCACATCTCCACCAAAAACCTTAAGACAACGGATATATCGGTCACCACGTTTTTAATCGATGTGAGACTTAACTACTTACATTTGAACCCAACATGTACACAACTTATGGATGCTCTTCGTTGGTGACTACTTACGCAAAGCCACACACTTAATAGTTTCCAAAAGGGTGGAGACCGAGGTGACCCTTTAGAATGAAACAAGTGGTATCATTCCAATGACACTCCGGTGGTTGCACTTTTCACAGGATGATTCAACCACAAGAGCATGGGGATAGAAATCTCTACCTTCGAGTTTTCTACCTTTGGTGACCTTGGACCTATCTCTCTCTTAGTCAATCATTCTCTttcatctaaataatttttagtacTTAATTTTAATCACCAATTTTACtccaaaatacactaaagtcACCTATCACCAAAGGTAGAGAATCCATTTTCCAAGAGCATGTGCCTCAACAAGATTACTATCATGATTACCAACCTCCTTGTCCAAATTAACAACATCGTTGATGCTTCCAAAGCTGTGTGGAAAGCTTTAGACGTGCCTCAAGATTAATATGGTGGCCCTGACATTACATGGTCAAatgctttttttcttttacgTGACAGATACTTAAATTGTATAAGTTGCAATCCATgtttgtgtttttatgttttttttagtgTTGTTCGTTTCTATGATTTAATATAGTGATACTTTGTACTTTTATTTCTCATCATGTGTATCATAGACTTGTTTTGACCATTCTGTAGAAAAGTACAATACAATAAATACTTAGAGCACAAATCCTACATTAAATATTTGCCTTTGTATAAAGAAGTTTAAGGAAGAAAATTTTATGGATAGCGTgagacaattttaaaattttaatacctGAAATATGGGGATTATATTTGTtcttagtttttattattttgataataattaataaggTAACTTACTGCTTGTTATAGATACATAGATTTGTTTCTTGAACATTAATATCACCatattagttttataaataatgattGGTAAATAAAATGATCCTAAATAGACCTTTATACACAAAAACAATAGTAATGGATAAGTTTGTTTCTTTTAAGCATAGAAATGAAGAGAATCTTTGATCCATACAAAAGAACAAGCACTTGCAAAACAAACTTCAAAGGGGTTCATTAAATATTCAAGAACAAAACCAGTAACTTTATTCAGCATACATTGATTCAGAACGAAAATATTTATGATCGTTCATTCGATACAAGACGAAGAATGTCCCGGAGTTCTGCAAATATCCACTCCACACACTAGATGAGTAGACGTTGGTCTTGCTTACAACAAACCTCTGATATTACATAAAGTTGTACACAAATCAGCTTCAACGAAAGAAAATACACGAACGCAGGATTTCACTGGACCACACTTATCCGATCTGACTAGACTTGTTTCGTCCTTCCATAAAATTGCTTCGTAGATCTTGTACAGCTGCTCTAGTTATCTGCaacaatataattatatgatTCAGTTAATCGATGCTTACAATCTGACACTTTACCAAACTTAAATGGGTCTTACCGTGCGGCGATTGAGAGCTCGTGGCAGAGAAGTCGGAAGATGACATAGGAATGGATATTGAGAGTTGAGTTGTGGAGAAGGCTGTTTGGTTGGATCTCTCGTCTTCCAAACCGGACCATGAATCCCGGCTCTTAGGCCATTCATTGAAAAAGGGTCGAAGAGGCTGGCCCTCTTCCTTCACAGCTTCTCCAGATGCATATTCATTAGATAAAAATGAATGCTGAGGATAACTATTCTGCAACATggaattattacttgattttgATGCGGAAAAGGAGGAAACTCTTGTTGACATCAACGACCATGTGTTTTCCAGCTGTGACTCCATTTGGAGACCCTTGTTGCCTCCTGATGCTTCAGCAAAGAAGCTATGTTCTCCACCCTCAGATTTAAGACCTTGAAGATACCTGTAGGGAAGAGGAATAATGATGTTGGCCGAGTCATGTTGTATGAAAAAGGTGCTTTTTGGCTTAGTGCATAGTCGGATTGACGGTCAGTTTAGCGAAATCACGGCAACACTGTGATTTTACTGAAGCTCCAAAAGTGTAGTTTCTACTAGAATCACGGTTGCACACCGTGATTCTGCCAAACTCACTGTTAATCCAAAAATGCATGTATAGCTTGTTACTTCCGGTCATTTAATCATACAGAAACTCACCATAGACATCATGCATTGTTGGACAAGTTCAATTGTACAAACAAATAATCATGACAATGAACATtagaaatatgaaaaaatttaagaaGGCAAAAAAACTGTAGACAAGACAAGGCCATCGATGTTTTCCTAATTACAAAGGAACTATTATTCAACAAATTAATGCTCGAGTCTTGATATCTCATCATCTTGAATGAACTTATATAACATTGAAATATATATGATAGAAAcaaaacttaaaagaaaaagaatataacCACCATATGATGAAATTACTCAACCAAGGTCCTATTTCAATTGGATGAAATGAAACACAGAAAGCAAAGGTACTGAACCATCAGAAGTTGAAGCTTTTCAGGTACAATCATATCTTTGAATACAATCAATGATAGCATAATACGTAATATATTTGACTGAAGTCAAAACTAAGAAACAAATCCAAGCTTTTTCCTCTTTATTTTCTACGCATCCATCACATTATCAATTCGACATTAAATTGTGATGTCAATGTCATATAAACATTCATATGAATATAGGTATTTTTGTCTCGTATGCTGAAACTTATAACTTGAAGTGATCAACACCATATCGCTATgtggaaaagaaaagaatttgCAGTTATATTTGTACTGTAGGTGCATAACAGTAAGTGTGAAACACCCTTTTGTTGGTAAGTAATGAAGGAAATGCATCATGTACCAAAAGTAAAATTAGAAGACATTGAATGAGTGTGTACCTACCTACCTTGCTCATTATTCCCATGTGACATTTATGGCAGACTGAAAGCAGGGCCACATATTAACATGCCAAAATGTTTCTCATTGTTTATACCAAAAAAGTTGTTTTACCGATACGCTTCATAATCTAGGAATAAATGAATGcatggaaaagaaaaacaaaatgcaattaAATTTCTTCTTCGCaattttgtccaatttgggGACAATTTTAATTCATGGAGGTCTACTGATTCTAGTAACTAGCCCTCATGTTAGAGCATCTCCCAACACAAATAGAAAGCTATGAAACACTGACAAAGATATGGACACTGATGCGTTGACactgataataatttgaaaaatggaAGAAATTGAATATAACTACATATGTCAGTGACGATGCTACACAAAGAACAAGAACTACATAGACAAAATAGCATTTCAAAATATAGCGAAAGAGCTACAATCCCTCTCTTCAACATTGAAAAGAGAAATAGAAGAAGGCAAAGCACAGAAAAGCAACTATCAGTTCTAGTCATTCTTTTGACAATTTACACAATATCAAAGATGTAGTTCTAATGCTTGTGAATCTCTGCAGCAAATTAGAAATTCACCTGCACAATAATGGGAACAAGAAAACTGAAGCAAACTCAGATGAAAATATCAACACTCAAGAACATGAAGAAGTAAAGGCAGATCCATTAAATATGCAAAGCAATATGACCATAGTTAATGACTTTTTTCTGTTCTATTCTCTCCAGCTAAAAGTATTTTCCGATTCGAAGCAACCAACAAGTGTGAAATGAATTAAAAACAAAGATATCTTTACCTGTATTCTTTACTTGGAATCCCATAGGGAATGGTATCAAGATGATAATCGGCACGGTCGGTTCCAGAAGCGGCAGTATTTTGAAGACTGCCAAAGGCATTATTTGCAGGAAGGATCTGGAAATCTCCAGCTCGGCTGCTGCTGCTGCCACCAGTGGCAGTCAGTGATGTCACAGTGGATGACGACTGTGCCATAGTTTGTGATTCCACAGGCTTTCTTGAACGGTTGCGGCCACGGTGCATGTGGCGCTCACAGTACTTGGAGTCCGGGTATGCTTCCTTTGAGCACCTCCACTTTTTTCCGTCAGTCCTCCTACATCGTCCCGGCTCCGGGTCCACCTTCTTCCCATAAAAGGAACAATAACTCACTGTATAAATTTATACAACCAGTTAGTAATGCACAACAACTTTATCACCTACATTTCAGAAACACCCTAAACCATTATCAATAAAAAGCTATGAAACACTGACACACACAGGCACGAACCCCAGATACAATGCTGACACAGTAATAGCAGTGATTGAATACAATCATATGTGTCGGTGTCATGTCGGACACCCAACACATCTTCAATCTAAAGTGTTGGTGCTACATAGAAAAGAAGTGTTCATTTTTGGAAGCAATAAAAGCTATAGCTGAAAAAATGTCACAACTGAATATGCAATAAAAGTAAAACACTAGTTAGATTTAGTTACAAATATAGAAAGCTAAAGAGAAAGAAACCAAACCAATCAGCAATTACAAATCAAAATGTTTCTCTCAGAAATGGAAAAGAAAATCCGTATGAAAAATAGTGGAAAATGAAGGcaaatgtataattaatatAGAATGCttaattgcaaaaaaaaaaagaaaaacagtcTAAAAACGGAAAATTTAATCCTTTTGGTCACCCTTCTAAGGTAACAAACCAACAACCCATGGAACAAGCTTCAACTAACTAACTTTAGTATGTCCatgaaaaaaggaaaaatgaatCCTTTTGGTCAGTTCAAATCCGCTCATAAAATGGTCATTATTACcattttgattaataataatttctcacATTcccaatttaaaaaaacaaaattaaaataactaactGACCTTAATATAACTTCATTTGGTTtccagtaaaaaaaaaaacttaatttggTTTTTAAGGAACAAAGGGCTAAATGATATGAAATATGCATCCTTTAGGGTTATAAAAGAAAAGCATACATTGATGCAACTTTGGTAACAAATAGTTATCAAATTACAAGGATTCTTAAAAAGgaatatgatttaattaaagaataaactttcaaatatgaaaaatgaaaaacagaaaacacccttatttaaaaataaaaataaaaacatgaaataagcagagcaaaaataaatataaaatgaacaaaaatagaaacctagaaagaaaaaaaagagagaactTACAAGTAGGATGATGAAAGAAATTATGAGAAATAGAGTCAAAACTTCTTTGAATAGGAAGAACAAGATCAGGTGGAACAGGAAGACCAGCAACCATATACTTAAAGATCAAAGCTTGATGTTCAAGTTCCTGCCACTGAGAAACTGTGAAAGGTGACTTATTACTACTGAAACCCATCATCATCCCTCCGTTACTGCCACCACTGctattcatgttttttttttactgctATTATTACTGTGAATCAATAGTGTAGGCAACGAACGAAcacttgttgttgttgttgttcagtattgaaattaaacatagTCAGAGACTAGACTCAGATCGAACTTGTCGGAAccatttgatttgatttttttttttttttttgggttttggttgttttgtttgatttctttGTGACACAACTGCGCGCGTGTGGTTTGTGTTTGCTAGTTGATGCTGCAAGTAAAATAGTACTATTTCTccttagatattttttttacctcttctaatttcatatatttaaatacaGTAATTAAATCTTGTGAATTTTGATTCTAAACCATTTAGACTGGAGTAGTATTAAATTATATTCATGCTATTTGAGATTCTTCCGCTTTAGTAAAATTGACTATGCAAAAAGATTAATAAGGTGTCAAGTTAACTCGGTAATATTATTTCATTGTGGCATTTCGTCAATTTCTTAGTAAGCAAAATGTAATttccaaaataataaaaatgaattgatgaaatatatCCAATATCATATATAGATAAAGTTTCGTGCTCCTCTCCTTCAATTGTCATCATCCTCCTCCTTCTTTTTATTAAAGGGCGtgtatttttcttctttgagaaaattaaaattaaaaatcctaaactTTTTACTCTAAACTCTAATTTTCTTCCCTTccaaatttgaaatatataaccTTGCATTTTTTCTTagatttgaattaattttctaCTTGTTATGAGATTTGAGATAGAATTTAGTATAAACATATacctaatttttatttgaaaaattctaATCTTCTACTCCCTAATCTAAAATTGAGCCAGTTTTTGATTAATTTGGACCATTTAAATGATTTAGATTATGTTTAATTTGTTAACTGTGGTGGTGATTTACGTGAATTTGTGTTGAAGATTTTCAAAATCTTGTTAAAGTATTATCGCtttttgttttgaatatttttgaattttgttgttttttgagATGTCAAGGtttgttgttatattttttgGGTTTTGTTAATTTATGTTGAAGATTTATGGATTCGGCCTTTGGATGGGTTTGTTATTTCTTTCACCAATTTCACTTACTTGGGTTCTAAATTTGGATTTGAGTGTGAgataattatgaattgtatttttttttttgttgggcTTGTTGTTTTTCTAGGTTCGAGATTgttcttgaaaattattttattttatttaatttatgttataattacaaaataagaattaaaatattattacattatttttataaattcacCTAATATGGTATGCTGCATgccatttcaatatttttaaaagaacgTGTACTATCGAGGACCAAATGTGATAGTTTTGGAGATCAAATGAGAGAGATTAAATTGatcgattaaaatttaaaattagtttagagaaatttattaattttttttttgttaatccTGTTAATCAAATAGAAAAGGGATTAATAGTTTATGAGTTATTTATTGAAATACCTTTTAATTTTGGAGTATTTATATGTTCAAGTAAATCTGTAAATTCGATCACTAAATTAATTCTATTTTGACTCAACTTATTTATGTTCGGATCTAATCTGGACCAATctattaaaactcaattttgttcgGTTCGAGTGATAAGTTTAACATTTTGAATTCACGAATCTACAAATCACAAATTATTGTTTGtatgtccttttttttttttttgctgtaAAATTATATTCTATTTGCATAATTATATAGACTAATCTTTCTAGTTGGATAGTGCCACAATGAGGGGAAAAACTCTCCCTCAAGAGTTTTAAACGTTGTTTCATTCTTATAGTTGAATTTAAATCCAAAAACTCATATGTTTAACTAATGGAGACTCAATTCAAAGAAATACGACTTTTTGAATAGACATGAACAGAAGTCAATATTTTTAGTGATCGGAAAAGTATAATTGATGATAGTCAAACTTGTTTTTGGATTTGTTATTTTTTCACTTATCTCACTTTCTAGATTTGGGTTTGAGTGTGAGATAATTATGggtttgttgttttttttcatatttgggTTGGGTTTGAGCTTgttcttgaaaattattttattttatatatgttataattagtAAGTCATAATTAAAGAATTGCTACATAACTTTCATAAGTCCACCTAAGCAAGATTATGCTCTATGAAGATGCCACCTCAGCATTTTTGAAAGGACATGTTCAATCAAGTACTAAAAGTGAAGGAATATGAAATATTGAGATGAAACTAAAAAATAGGAGAGATGGtgatgaaattaagttaatccatcatttgcatttaaaaatacaagaaatggtgatgattttaactataaatatttatttcatttttataaactcCTTTTTCTAGTTTAGggactaatttttttaatatgcaaATGTTGCTATTATTTTATGTTAGTGGTTAGATTCAAACCCCGGAACTCTTTCTCAAACTCCTTCAAGTGCCATAACCACTTGGTTACACTTTGGAGATCACATAAAAAAGACTAATTTGATCGATTAAAAGTGGTTTAGAgattatttattatgtttttgttaattcaatgaatcaaatagaaaagaaaataatagtttataGACCAAGTTAAAAATTTACTGTGTAAATTATGGAAATGCTAATGAGTTTATTCCATGTCTTTTTATagcattttaatatattgatataTGTACAATATTTTTTGGACATAATGTATACAAATTTTTAACACAAtcaagttatattttattattgtatttaattGATATACCTATTGAGGATCCAAAAGTTTTTTTATACTAGTTAATACACCATTAGTGtttgattacaaaaaatatttgactttaactATATaagattcaatttatatatatttttatatcatcAGTTAATCTTATTCATTAGATCGTTAAAAATATCTAACttttactataattatttttaaaatcgcATGTATGAGTGGttatgtaaaaataaatctcatctacattaaaaaaatatataaatgattatttataatttattgaccatgtaaaatattgatttttcatCTTTCAAGATAAATTGACGCTAAAAAAAAggtattttttattcaaattaagaGAATACATCGATCaagaataacacaaatgaaatttGCTAAAACtataaagtaaaagataaaacTGGGAACAAACTCACAACATTCGAGTTATAATAGCATAAAACGGAAAGCTGCTtacaattttgataaaattaaagtggCTGAAATATTCATACCTTAAGATTTACAATGTTGGCGAGGTTGaagtaattgatttaatttttctgTATTAAATCaaagttaata
It includes:
- the LOC101506120 gene encoding growth-regulating factor 4-like: MNSSGGSNGGMMMGFSSNKSPFTVSQWQELEHQALIFKYMVAGLPVPPDLVLPIQRSFDSISHNFFHHPTLSYCSFYGKKVDPEPGRCRRTDGKKWRCSKEAYPDSKYCERHMHRGRNRSRKPVESQTMAQSSSTVTSLTATGGSSSSRAGDFQILPANNAFGSLQNTAASGTDRADYHLDTIPYGIPSKEYRYLQGLKSEGGEHSFFAEASGGNKGLQMESQLENTWSLMSTRVSSFSASKSSNNSMLQNSYPQHSFLSNEYASGEAVKEEGQPLRPFFNEWPKSRDSWSGLEDERSNQTAFSTTQLSISIPMSSSDFSATSSQSPHDN